A stretch of the Vitis vinifera cultivar Pinot Noir 40024 chromosome 16, ASM3070453v1 genome encodes the following:
- the LOC100254969 gene encoding uncharacterized protein LOC100254969, which translates to MASDFGLKSLAILALVLAVCVQGSLGGITCENLNKDTCAFAVSSSGKRCVLEKHVRRSGEEAYVCRTSEIEADKVKDWVESDQCIEACGLDRKSLGISSDSLLECGFTRKLCSTQCYNGCPNIVDLYFNVAAGEGVFLPKLCEAQRGDARREMAEIRSSGFVAPRPVSGVNPVKHGVAPAVAPASS; encoded by the exons ATGGCTTCTGATTTTGGCTTGAAGTCCCTGGC AATCCTGGCTCTTGTCCTTGCAGTCTGCGTGCAAGGTTCTCTAG GAGGAATAACATGTGAGAATCTTAACAAGGACACATGCGCCTTCGCGGTTTCATCATCCGGCAAGCGCTGTGTGCTTGAGAAGCATGTGAGGAGGAGCGGAGAGGAAGCATACGTGTGCAGGACGTCGGAGATTGAGGCGGACAAGGTGAAGGACTGGGTGGAGAGCGACCAGTGCATTGAAGCCTGTGGGCTCGATAGGAAGTCGCTTGGGATATCATCGGATTCTCTGCTGGAGTGTGGGTTCACCCGGAAGCTTTGCTCTACTCAGTGCTATAACGGCTGCCCCAACATTGTTGATCTCTACTTCAATGTCGCTGCCGGTGAAG GTGTATTTCTTCCAAAACTGTGTGAAGCACAAAGGGGAGATGCGAGGAGAGAAATGGCGGAGATCCGAAGTTCTGGTTTTGTGGCACCAAGGCCAGTATCAGGGGTGAATCCTGTGAAACATGGGGTTGCCCCTGCAGTGGCCCCTGCTTCATCATAG
- the LOC109121431 gene encoding uncharacterized protein LOC109121431, producing MAPNFGLKSLAILALTLAVCVQGSLGGTTCENLNKDTCAFAVSSSGKRCVLEKHVRRSGEEAYVCRTSEIEADKVKDWVESDQCIEACGLDRKSLGISSDSLLECGFTRKLCSTQCYNGCPNIVDLYFNLAAGEGVFLPKLCEAQRGDARREMAEIRSSGFVAPGPVSGVNSVKYVVAPAVAPTSA from the exons ATGGCTCCTAACTTTGGCTTGAAGTCCCTGGCAATCCTGGCTCTTACACTTGCAGTCTGTGTTCAAGGTTCTCTAG GAGGAACAACATGTGAGAACCTTAACAAGGACACATGCGCCTTCGCTGTGTCATCATCCGGCAAGCGCTGCGTGCTTGAGAAGCACGTGAGGAGGAGCGGAGAGGAAGCATACGTGTGCAGGACGTCGGAGATTGAGGCTGACAAGGTGAAGGACTGGGTGGAGAGCGACCAGTGCATTGAAGCCTGTGGGCTCGATAGGAAGTCGCTTGGGATATCATCGGATTCTCTCCTGGAGTGTGGGTTCACCCGGAAGCTTTGCTCTACTCAGTGCTATAACGGCTGCCCCAACATTGTTGATCTCTACTTCAATCTCGCTGCCGGTGAAG GTGTATTTCTACCAAAACTATGTGAAGCACAAAGAGGTGATGCGAGGAGAGAAATGGCGGAGATCCGAAGCTCTGGTTTTGTGGCACCAGGGCCAGTATCAGGGGTCAATTCTGTGAAATACGTGGTTGCCCCTGCAGTGGCCCCTACTTCAGCCTAG
- the LOC100251502 gene encoding uncharacterized protein LOC100251502, with translation MASNFGLMSLAVLALTLAVCVQGSLGGITCENLNKDTCAYAVSSSGKRCVLEKHVRRSGEEAYVCRTSEIEADKVKDWVESDQCIEACGVDRKSLGISSDSLLECGFTHKLCSSQCYNSCPNIVDLYFNLAAGEGVFLPKLCEAQRGDARREMAEIRSSGFVAPGPVSGVNPVKFGVAPAVAPASS, from the exons ATGGCTTCTAATTTTGGCTTGATGTCCCTGGCAGTCCTGGCTCTTACACTTGCTGTTTGTGTGCAAGGTTCTCTAG GAGGAATAACATGTGAGAATCTGAACAAAGACACGTGCGCCTACGCGGTGTCATCGTCCGGTAAGCGCTGTGTGCTTGAGAAGCATGTGAGGAGGAGCGGAGAGGAAGCATATGTGTGCAGGACGTCGGAGATTGAGGCGGACAAGGTGAAGGACTGGGTGGAGAGCGACCAGTGCATTGAAGCCTGTGGGGTTGATAGGAAATCGCTAGGGATTTCATCGGATTCTCTCCTGGAGTGTGGGTTCACCCATAAGCTTTGCTCTTCTCAGTGCTATAACAGCTGCCCCAACATTGTTGATCTCTACTTCAATCTCGCTGCCGGTGAAG GTGTATTTCTGCCAAAACTGTGTGAAGCACAAAGGGGAGATGCGAGGAGAGAAATGGCGGAGATCCGAAGTTCTGGTTTTGTGGCACCAGGGCCAGTATCAGGGGTCAATCCTGTGAAGTTCGGGGTTGCCCCTGCAGTGGCCCCTGCTTCATcatag